Proteins found in one Anopheles aquasalis chromosome 3, idAnoAquaMG_Q_19, whole genome shotgun sequence genomic segment:
- the LOC126574260 gene encoding elongation of very long chain fatty acids protein: MSADVGSVEPSGVLGRVVKFFVENQDERTTEWFLSGSITPLIMILVTYLYFCLYAGPRYMAKRKPFKLETVLIAYNAIQVALSILLVYEGIEGGWRKHYSYTCQPVDYSRNPVALRMARAVWMYYMCKVVELLDTVFFVLRKKQNQVSFLHVYHHTLMPICGFIGVKYFAGGHGTLLGVINSFIHVCMYAYYMLAAMGPKVQKYLWWKRYLTVMQIVQFIIVFFHTLQVQFQPSCSYPKSIAALLTLNAGLFIYMFSSFYVHSYIRKGNQGRSKRAGEENNNQLEATKPKDAVEKLVQPAAAATAAADSSNVAKKAL; this comes from the exons ATGAGTGCAGACGTCGGCAGTGTTGAGCCAAGCGGTGTGCTAGGGCGAGTGGTGAAGTTCTTCGTGGAAAATCAAG ATGAGCGCACCACGGAATGGTTCCTGTCCGGATCGATAACGCCACTGATCATGATCCTCGTCACCTACCTCTACTTCTGCCTCTACGCCGGACCACGCTACATGGCGAAGCGGAAGCCCTTCAAGCTGGAAACAGTGCTGATCGCCTACAACGCGATACAAGTGGCCCTCAGCATTTTGCTAGTCTACGAA ggaatcgaaGGTGGATGGCGAAAACACTACAGCTACACCTGCCAGCCCGTCGACTACAGCCGGAACCCGGTGGCGCTGAGG atGGCACGCGCCGTTTGGATGTACTACATGTGCAAGGTCGTGGAGCTGCTCGATACGGTTTTCTTTGTCCTGCGAAAGAAGCAGAACCAGGTATCGTTCCTGCACGTCTACCACCACACGCTGATGCCGATCTGTGGATTCATCGGTGTCAAGTATTTCGCTG gtGGTCATGGAACTCTGCTGGGTGTTATCAACTCGTTCATTCACGTGTGCATGTATGCGTACTACATGCTGGCCGCGATGGGACCCAAGGTACAGAAGTACCTCTGGTGGAAGCGCTACCTGACCGTTATGCAGATT GTCCAGTTCATTATCGTGTTCTTCCACACACTGCAAGTCCAGTTCCAGCCGAGCTGCAGCTACCCGAAATCGATTGCGGCCCTGCTCACCCTGAACGCTGGCCTGTTCATCTACATGTTCAGCTCGTTCTACGTTCACTCGTACATCCGCAAGGGTAACCAGGGACGTAGCAAGCGGGCGGGCGAAGAGAACAACAACCAGCTTGaagccaccaaaccaaaggatgCGGTCGAGAAACTGgtacaaccagcagcagcagcaacagcagcagcagacagtaGCAATGTCGCTAAGAAGGCACTGTAA